A part of Clarias gariepinus isolate MV-2021 ecotype Netherlands chromosome 14, CGAR_prim_01v2, whole genome shotgun sequence genomic DNA contains:
- the nfe2l1b gene encoding endoplasmic reticulum membrane sensor NFE2L1b, whose protein sequence is MLYLKKYFTEGLIQFTILLSLIGVRVDVDTYLNSQLPPLREIILGPSSAYTQTQFHNLRNTLDGYGIHPKSVDLDHFFAIRRLLNQVRSLDHLRVPSTELNAWLVHRDPETVVSAASQSSPSIALDNGGSLEDVNNSEPSAMRGAGSTSESTYNLSGVDSLGAVAPEANQEQGNRDSVDELSKEDIDLIDILWRQDIDLGAGREVFNYSSRQKDGEADKPNEANEEAGVREEDWRNGINLREGQGITIVDGETGESIPEELSSLGTQTSMSLQECLRLLEATFPFGEESEFQTTEAAPQLRGPAENVPSTSQGLSLPAPLPQSDAPLDLEQQWQDIMAIMELQEMDVNNTVESTNVNNLNNTGGNTSESGTMASFDVQQSSLINQDVSLHQASLPSCSQDLPNLFNSELEPPVEERPTLFRLSSNNSSNINSTFGVTNLTGLFLPPLNSTNNLTSSPVLPDPFVSLLEESMLDEISLLDLAMEEGFSQAQASQLEDELDSDSGLSLDSGHSPVSPSNSETSCSSAASSSSTSATFSEEGAVGYSTDSEVATAEAQEGAVGYQPEYSKLCRMSYQDPSHFHNLPQLDSINHNHTYNLPLASSYPEQPQLLGSCSKKCRDKHLQQTKMHPPREFIDKQSSRDERRARAMKIPFSNDKIVNLPVEEFNELLSKHHLSEAQLSLIRDIRRRGKNKMAAQNCRKRKLDTIINLEQGVQDLRRDKARLLKEKMECLRCIRQMKQKVQNLYQEVFSQLRDEEGRPYPPSEYCLQYSADGSVLITPRSMTVEQSRKPDKKPKDKKK, encoded by the exons ATGCTTTACTTGAAAAAGTACTTCACAGAGGGTCTGATTCAGTTCACTATCCTCCTAAGTCTCATTGGGGTGCGGGTGGACGTGGACACGTATTTAAATAGTCAGCTGCCCCCGCTCCGTGAAATCATCTTGGGCCCAAGCTCAgcctacacacagacacagtttcACAACCTGCGTAACACCCTGGATGGCTATGGCATCCACCCGAAAAGTGTGGACCTTGATCACTTCTTTGCCATTCGCCGGCTGCTAAATCAGGTGCGTTCGCTGGATCACCTGCGTGTGCCCAGCACTGAGCTGAACGCTTGGCTAGTGCACCGGGATCCTGAGACTGTGGTGTCTGCAGCCAGCCAGTCCAGTCCTAGCATTGCCCTGGACAATGGCGGCAGCCTTGAGGACGTGAACAACTCTGAACCCTCGGCCATGAGAGGGGCCGGTAGCACTTCTGAGTCAACCTACAACCTTAGTGGAGTGGACAGTTTGGGTGCTGTGGCCCCTGAGGCCAACCAGGAGCAAGGCAACAGAGACAGCGTTGATGAGCTTTCTAAAGAG GACATAGACCTTATAGATATTCTCTGGAGACAGGATATTGACCTCGGGGCTGGACGGGAAGTTTTTAACTATAGCAGCAGGCAGAAGGATGGGGAGGCAGATAAACCGAACGAGGCAAATGAGGAGGCAGGTGTACGAGAGGAGGACTGGAGGAATGGAATCAATCTGCGGGAGGGTCAGGGCATAACTATTGTGGATGGAGAGACTGGCGAGAGCATACCTGAGGAG CTCTCCAGCCTTGGCACACAGACCTCAATGTCCCTACAGGAATGTCTGAGGCTTCTGGAGGCCACATTCCCTTTTGGTGAAGAATCTGAG TTCCAGACTACAGAAGCTGCCCCTCAACTGAGAGGCCCAGCAGAAAATGTACCGTCAACATCTCAGGGGCTTTCACTGCCTGCCCCTTTGCCTCAGTCTGATGCACCTTTAGACCTGGAACAGCAATGGCAGGACATAATGGCAATTATGGAACTACAG GAAATGGATGTGAATAACACAGTAGAAAGCACCAATGTCAACAACCTGAATAACACTGGTGGTAACACAAGTGAATCAGGCACAATGGCGAGTTTTGATGTTCAGCAATCCAGTTTGATCAACCAGGATGTGAGCCTTCATCAGGCGTCCCTCCCAAGCTGCAGCCAGGATCTCCCCAACCTTTTCAACTCTGAATTAGAGCCCCCTGTCGAAGAGAGGCCTACTCTATTTAGGCTCTCCTCCAACAATTCATCCAATATCAACTCAACTTTTGGAGTCACAAATCTCACCGGACTCTTCCTTCCACCACTCAACAGCACCAACAACCTAACTTCTTCACCAGTGCTGCCTGATCCCTTTGTTAGCTTACTGGAGGAGTCCATGCTGGACGAAATCAGCCTGCTAGACCTTGCAATGGAGGAAGGGTTCAGTCAGGCTCAAGCTTCTCAACTAGAAGATGAGCTTGACTCTGACTCAGGATTGTCTTTGGATTCTGGACACAGCCCTGTCTCTCCGAGCAACTCTGAGACATCGTGTTCCTCAGCtgcatcctcctcctccacgTCAGCTACTTTCTCTGAGGAAGGTGCTGTGGGCTACAGCACAGATTCTGAAGTGGCCACAGCTGAAGCTCAGGAGGGAGCTGTTGGCTACCAGCCCGAATATAGCAAGCTGTGTCGCATGAGCTATCAAGATCCCTCTCATTTTCATAACCTACCACAGCTGGACAGCATTAATCATAACCATACCTACAATCTGCCACTGGCCTCCTCATACCCTGAGCAGCCCCAGCTGCTCGGATCCTGCAGTAAAAAGTGCAGAGACAAACACCTACAACAAACCAAGATGCATCCACCACGAGAGTTCATCGACAAACAGTCGAGCCGTGATGAACGTCGGGCTAGAGCAATGAAGATCCCATTTTCCAATGACAAAATTGTCAACCTTCCTGTTGAGGAGTTCAATGAGCTTCTGTCCAAACACCATCTCAGTGAGGCCCAGCTTTCCCTCATTCGTGATATCCGCAGACGTGGCAAAAACAAAATGGCTGCGCAAAACTGCCGTAAACGCAAACTGGACACCATTATCAACCTTGAGCAAGGTGTGCAGGATCTACGGCGTGATAAAGCCCGGCTGCTGAAGGAGAAGATGGAGTGTCTGCGCTGTATCAGGCAGATGAAGCAGAAGGTGCAGAACCTTTATCAGGAAGTGTTCAGCCAGTTGCGTGATGAAGAAGGCAGGCCTTACCCTCCTAGTGAGTATTGCCTGCAGTACAGTGCTGATGGTAGTGTACTCATTACACCCCGAAGCATGACTGTTGAGCAAAGCCGGAAGCCTGACAAGAAACCGAAGGACAAAAAGAAGTGA
- the cbx1b gene encoding chromobox protein homolog 1b produces MSQTPETPVDAPATATEAPPVQTESKQPTGGKKLNKKKVEEVVEEEEEEYVVEKVLDRRIVKGKIEYLLKWKGFSDEDNTWEPEENLDCPDLIAEYLQSQRGANESGGKRRADADGDGKESQPKKRKDEPEKLRGFARGLDPERIIGATDSSGELMFLMKWKNSDEADLVPAKEANVKCPQVVISFYEERLTWHSYPTDEEEKKDEKN; encoded by the exons ATGAGCCAAACGCCAGAGACGCCAGTCGATGCTCCTGCTACAGCGACAGAag CACCACCTGTTCAAACTGAAAGCAAGCAGCCAACCGGTGGaaagaaactaaataaaaagaaagtggAAGAAGTggtagaggaagaggaagaggagtaTGTTGTGGAGAAAGTCCTGGATCGCCGTATCGTAAAGGGAAAAATAGAGTATCTCCTCAAGTGGAAAGGCTTTTCAGA TGAAGACAACACATGGGAGCCTGAAGAAAATTTAGATTGCCCAGATCTCATCGCAGAATATCTGCAGTCCCAGAGAGGTGCTAATGAATCAGGTGGCAAGCGGCGCGCTGATGCAGATGGTGATGGAAAGGAGAGTCAGCCTAAAAAACGCAAGGATGAG CCAGAGAAACTCAGAGGCTTTGCTCGTGGGTTGGATCCTGAGAGGATCATTGGTGCTACAGATTCAAGCGGAGAACTTATGTTCCTCATGAAATG GAAGAACTCTGACGAGGCAGATCTTGTTCCAGCCAAGGAGGCTAATGTGAAGTGTCCACAAGTCGTCATTTCTTTCTATGAGGAGCGCCTTACCTGGCATTCTTACCCCACTGATGAAGAGGAGAAGAAGGATGAGAAAAACTAA